The sequence CAGTCGCCGCCCGCCGAGCCGCCGCACACCTTGGAGGCGGCCGCAGCGATCTCGTCGTTGATCTGTACGTCGGACTTGCCGTCGAGCGCGATGCGCACCACGGGGGAGATGTCGCGGGCGACGCTGACGGTCTGGGCGGCGGCGGTCTGGGCGCCGGCAGGCGCGGCGATCATCGCGGAGACTGCCACCAGCGCGGCGATGGCCATCGGGTTACGCAAAGTCGAACTCCTCGGATTGGCTGAATTAGCTCTCTTCGGATCAAGGATCCCTGGAGCGATACATCCTCGATCATCTTTAAACTATGGTGGTATTTCGTGCTGAATCGGCGTCAACCAATGGAATAACCGAGGTATTGGAATCCAATTCCCAATATAACGGTGATATTTGCACAAGACTCGATTTGAAATTGAAAGCCATTCTCAAACAACTCGTTGATTTACATCAATTATCCTGAGATCCTTTTACGCTTTCGGTAAGGTATCGGCTCCATGGTCCCCTAAACATATGGAGACCCGCCAATGCCCATCATGACCTGGGACGCCTCGCTGGACATCGGCGTCACGGCAATGAACCGCGAGCACCAGGAAATCCTGGACGCGATGAACCGTATCTACGACGCCAAGGCCCAGGGCGTTTCCGGGTCGGCGGTGAACGACATGGTGGCGCGGCTGGGCTCGGTCTGCGTTCGCCATTTCGCCGACGAAGAAGCCTACATGAAGCAGGTCGGCTATCCGGAACTGCAGCGGCACATACAGTTGCACGCCCGCCTGCTCGACCAGTTCAGCGGTCACGCGGCCGCGATCAAGGCGGCGGGCGGCGCGCCCAACGACGAGTTCTTCCACTTCCTCAAGTTCTGGCTGACCTCCCACATCAAGGGGATCGACATCAAGTACAGCGAGCACGCCAGGGCCCAGGGCGTCGCCTGAAGCCAGGGCGAGTCGCTCCCCCTTCACGCGAATTTTGACAAGGCCTGACCCTCGCGTGCTAACTGCGCGCGACAGGGGGAGGCGCATCATGCGGGGTTTCAAACGGGCGGCCTCGACAGCCGCCGCCATCTTGGCGCTCGCGACCGCGGCCGATGCGGCGCCCAAGATCGGCCAGCCGGCGCCGGACTTCACCGTCACCACCTTCGGCGGGCGCACGGTCAAGC is a genomic window of Phenylobacterium montanum containing:
- a CDS encoding bacteriohemerythrin, with the translated sequence MPIMTWDASLDIGVTAMNREHQEILDAMNRIYDAKAQGVSGSAVNDMVARLGSVCVRHFADEEAYMKQVGYPELQRHIQLHARLLDQFSGHAAAIKAAGGAPNDEFFHFLKFWLTSHIKGIDIKYSEHARAQGVA